In Desulfomonile tiedjei DSM 6799, a genomic segment contains:
- a CDS encoding TAXI family TRAP transporter solute-binding subunit has translation MKTYRHVTGKIVLLGIGKLLWFVVLACAACIWITDAVCQDKNRARVSILLATGMHGSTYYHVGLAMASLWTTRLRDAGIRVSAASSEGSMENIEAIRIADADMIIAEDLFCSMAAAGNGLFKGKPLPELRSITALWPDVLQIVIRSDKMHKGTLQDLDGIALATGLPDSGNKYILELLLKSMKNEKPKVRFRPMSNQAAVEALKKGLVDGIDVTGGVPVPLLSSLLQDGKISLGFLEISGAQMEAAREEGWKNVFPTVVPAGSYPGQDKAIHTVGHANLLAVTASLSPEIVYLLTKTLYENLEYLMKVHPACRTMSLEKALDGVNVPLHRGSVRYYKEKKIKVPERLIQ, from the coding sequence ATGAAGACATATAGGCATGTTACAGGAAAGATCGTCTTGTTGGGGATCGGAAAATTGCTCTGGTTTGTTGTACTCGCCTGTGCAGCATGCATTTGGATTACCGACGCGGTTTGTCAGGATAAGAACCGTGCGCGGGTGTCTATACTCTTGGCCACTGGAATGCATGGAAGCACGTACTATCATGTGGGTCTCGCAATGGCTTCGCTCTGGACCACGCGGCTTCGTGATGCAGGGATACGGGTTTCCGCGGCTTCTTCAGAAGGCTCCATGGAAAACATAGAAGCCATTCGAATAGCAGATGCAGACATGATCATTGCCGAAGATTTGTTCTGTTCGATGGCAGCGGCAGGAAACGGGCTTTTCAAAGGAAAGCCACTACCGGAATTGCGCAGCATCACAGCATTGTGGCCGGACGTTCTTCAGATAGTGATTCGATCCGACAAAATGCACAAGGGCACTCTTCAAGATCTGGATGGCATTGCACTTGCCACAGGGTTGCCGGACAGTGGAAACAAATACATTCTGGAATTGCTCCTGAAATCCATGAAAAACGAAAAACCCAAAGTCAGATTTCGTCCTATGAGTAACCAGGCGGCGGTAGAAGCGCTCAAGAAGGGGTTGGTAGATGGAATAGATGTTACAGGAGGCGTTCCCGTCCCCCTTTTATCTTCTTTGCTTCAGGACGGCAAAATCTCTCTGGGATTCCTTGAAATATCCGGGGCACAGATGGAGGCAGCCAGAGAGGAAGGCTGGAAGAATGTTTTCCCAACAGTCGTCCCTGCAGGATCCTATCCCGGACAGGATAAAGCGATACACACCGTCGGACATGCCAACCTGCTCGCCGTAACCGCCTCTTTGAGTCCTGAAATCGTGTATCTTCTCACGAAAACTCTGTACGAGAATTTGGAATATCTTATGAAGGTTCATCCTGCATGCAGGACTATGTCCCTGGAGAAAGCTCTTGACGGAGTAAACGTTCCATTGCACAGAGGCTCGGTTCGATATTACAAGGAAAAAAAGATCAAAGTGCCGGAACGCTTGATCCAATGA
- a CDS encoding CAP domain-containing protein, with the protein MIRIPKEEILFIVTVVIISSFVNLLECSGQAARKSAPQKKNEPKSWSARQMEQIEKSIVHYTNRERVKKGLKPLQPSDALKYTAGKHTEHMCEAQLLAHEDEAFPQEWRTLSQRLKIANVRAGAENVAYRTIEAKGDTWAEEVVKGWMKSPPHRKNILDKSQKYIGVTVLPCKNEIGYTTQVFSPNPGSMP; encoded by the coding sequence ATGATACGAATTCCTAAAGAAGAGATTCTGTTTATCGTTACAGTCGTTATCATATCTTCATTCGTAAATCTTCTTGAATGTTCCGGTCAGGCAGCCCGGAAAAGTGCTCCACAAAAGAAGAACGAGCCGAAATCGTGGTCTGCGCGCCAGATGGAACAGATCGAGAAGAGTATCGTGCACTACACAAATCGAGAGCGTGTGAAGAAGGGTCTAAAACCACTGCAACCCAGCGATGCTCTAAAATATACAGCCGGTAAGCACACGGAACACATGTGCGAGGCACAACTCCTGGCCCATGAGGACGAGGCTTTTCCGCAAGAATGGCGTACACTCTCTCAACGGTTGAAGATTGCGAACGTTCGGGCTGGGGCCGAAAACGTAGCTTACAGAACTATTGAAGCAAAGGGGGACACATGGGCTGAAGAGGTCGTGAAGGGATGGATGAAGAGCCCCCCTCATCGAAAAAACATTCTCGACAAATCTCAGAAATATATCGGCGTCACTGTTCTTCCGTGTAAGAACGAGATAGGCTACACAACTCAAGTATTTTCTCCAAACCCCGGCAGCATGCCTTGA
- a CDS encoding MFS transporter, with product MANLLCNTQFLLIAATNLCLFLVVSTWSFLPIVIVELGGNSIDVGLVMGSIGVTSLAALPFIAPLIDSWGRKTFIVGGILVIGLTNALFMLFDSYSPLMIFIRLLQGAAFAACFNGCATAVVDIVPPDRRAQGIGLFGISGSLAVSVGPYLGELFLIHWGRTAYFSLLIAFGLTGFFTALLMRSTEKRTSQKKIQGFFLTALNDGHIGPMLMAAVFGSGFAAMNTFFPLLAKSLGIQAGLFFVFYGISLLSVRIFAGQLVDKVNRDRLILACLVGFGVLLVSTSQLAVRYETILLGSFFGILQGLSYPSMMARMVDRAGEHNRAVVVSLFTGSFGVGLNVSVLAWGVIADSNGLQFMFLMGGLAVFAYAFIALCAYMVSPAAESALPERAILETERD from the coding sequence ATGGCGAATTTATTATGTAATACTCAATTCTTGTTGATTGCCGCGACTAATCTGTGTTTGTTCCTCGTGGTTTCCACCTGGAGTTTTCTTCCCATAGTTATTGTGGAATTAGGAGGAAACAGTATCGACGTGGGCCTTGTGATGGGCTCAATCGGCGTCACCTCGCTTGCAGCTTTACCCTTTATTGCTCCACTTATCGATTCCTGGGGACGAAAGACTTTCATTGTTGGCGGTATCCTGGTCATCGGATTGACCAATGCGCTTTTCATGCTCTTCGATTCCTATTCACCGCTCATGATTTTCATTCGATTGCTGCAAGGAGCAGCCTTTGCGGCATGCTTCAACGGGTGCGCAACAGCCGTGGTGGACATTGTGCCCCCTGACCGGCGAGCACAAGGGATAGGACTCTTTGGCATTTCCGGGTCTCTTGCCGTATCGGTAGGACCGTACTTGGGTGAGTTGTTCCTGATCCACTGGGGTCGAACAGCGTATTTTTCACTTCTGATCGCTTTCGGACTTACAGGGTTTTTTACCGCTCTGCTGATGAGGAGCACGGAAAAACGTACGAGTCAGAAGAAGATCCAAGGATTTTTCCTGACAGCTTTGAATGACGGTCACATCGGCCCGATGCTCATGGCCGCTGTATTTGGGTCGGGATTTGCGGCAATGAATACATTTTTTCCGCTCCTGGCCAAGTCATTGGGAATACAGGCAGGTTTGTTTTTCGTTTTTTACGGCATAAGCCTGCTGAGCGTGCGAATCTTCGCAGGCCAACTCGTCGATAAAGTGAACAGAGACCGGCTCATTCTCGCCTGTCTCGTGGGGTTCGGTGTTCTGCTCGTTTCCACATCTCAACTTGCGGTGCGATATGAGACGATCCTTCTCGGTAGTTTCTTCGGCATACTCCAGGGGCTGTCATATCCTTCCATGATGGCGAGGATGGTGGATCGCGCGGGCGAACACAATAGAGCAGTAGTTGTGTCGCTGTTCACCGGTTCTTTTGGGGTAGGACTCAACGTATCCGTTCTTGCCTGGGGAGTGATAGCGGACAGCAACGGCCTGCAGTTTATGTTCTTAATGGGTGGACTTGCAGTGTTCGCATACGCATTCATAGCTCTTTGTGCTTATATGGTATCGCCTGCGGCGGAATCGGCACTCCCGGAAAGAGCTATTCTGGAAACCGAGCGCGATTAA
- a CDS encoding ankyrin repeat domain-containing protein, which translates to MALFMRDKSKLLFEAIQKGSTDGVAQLLKKGVDPDPRDETGATPLLRACGSGTARIVKLLIDSRADVNAKDEKGTSCLMAACVADQLLSARLLMTRKLNLDCQDGEGRTPLMMAAQLGRLKFLELLLAQGARTEIKNKEERTALFAAMMTGQIMAMTRLLDKGADIDTQDDRGWTPLMRAVSDGHLGMLNLLLKRGANVNLSDKAGRTALMKAVQRGTRETVELLLEKGADLNIQDHAGWTALMVACDRGDLPIVKCLLDGGSEINVQDRAGRTALMWAARAGKINIVNLLLDTGADFDIEDRAGLTALIWASQESHEEVVELLLERGANITAEAEKTIEAMLNTTDQGRTEALELTLDRGFLVEAPVGKPDNESLIEAAGQGNLEAVRSLIASGARVDAKNRYGLTALMRAAYRGHMPVVRLLVESGADLQEQDKDGKSALMKACSSGQIETVNYLVDRGAEIDARNTHGLTALMRAAYKGNEPIVQLLLERGANPELKDNAGLTAVAWASVKGHASVVQLLANSGASTFIRNPEPAPIQEPQSDPEPSLNTATVITERRETDAEALIEACVNGSVGDVELLIEAGLAVNSRDKAGRTPLMWAAYKNKLSVVQLLLSRGANPNLQDKGGRTALVWAVLYGDPDLVEFLIDEHVEIDITDNYGHTTLMWACLSGKPEIVKCIVAAGPDLELTDKEGKTALLWACEKGHLDIVELLLAWGANAEAADASGKTPLAIAQERDMDDLIDLLQRYGVDTLF; encoded by the coding sequence ATGGCTTTGTTCATGAGGGACAAATCAAAACTCTTGTTTGAGGCTATCCAGAAAGGGAGCACGGACGGAGTTGCTCAGCTTTTGAAGAAAGGTGTGGATCCGGACCCGAGAGACGAAACCGGTGCCACGCCCCTGTTGCGGGCATGTGGGTCAGGCACTGCTCGTATAGTGAAGCTCTTGATCGATTCGCGAGCCGATGTAAATGCAAAAGACGAGAAGGGTACATCGTGCTTGATGGCAGCCTGTGTTGCCGATCAACTGCTGAGCGCACGATTGTTGATGACCAGAAAACTCAATCTGGATTGCCAGGACGGCGAAGGTCGGACTCCCCTGATGATGGCAGCCCAGCTAGGCCGTTTGAAATTCCTTGAATTGCTTTTGGCTCAGGGCGCTCGAACCGAAATAAAGAATAAAGAAGAACGAACTGCACTGTTCGCGGCAATGATGACCGGCCAGATAATGGCCATGACGCGGCTCTTGGACAAAGGGGCTGATATCGACACTCAGGATGACAGAGGTTGGACTCCTCTTATGCGGGCCGTCTCCGACGGTCATCTGGGAATGCTCAATCTCCTGCTCAAGCGCGGCGCAAACGTGAATCTGAGCGATAAGGCAGGACGAACAGCACTGATGAAAGCTGTCCAAAGGGGTACGCGAGAGACTGTGGAATTGCTTCTCGAAAAAGGCGCGGATCTCAACATTCAGGACCATGCGGGTTGGACTGCATTGATGGTGGCGTGCGATCGTGGAGATTTGCCTATAGTCAAATGTCTCCTCGACGGCGGATCGGAAATAAATGTTCAGGACAGAGCGGGCCGGACGGCCCTTATGTGGGCAGCCAGAGCAGGTAAGATTAACATTGTGAACCTTCTTCTGGATACTGGGGCCGATTTCGATATCGAAGACCGAGCGGGTCTTACGGCTCTTATTTGGGCATCTCAGGAATCACATGAAGAGGTAGTCGAACTGCTCCTGGAACGGGGAGCAAACATTACCGCAGAGGCGGAAAAAACCATCGAGGCTATGCTGAATACTACCGATCAGGGTCGAACGGAAGCACTGGAGTTGACATTAGACAGAGGCTTCCTGGTAGAGGCGCCAGTTGGTAAACCGGACAACGAGTCTTTGATCGAGGCAGCCGGTCAGGGGAACCTCGAGGCTGTCCGATCTCTCATCGCATCCGGGGCTCGGGTCGATGCCAAGAATCGCTATGGATTAACTGCACTTATGCGAGCGGCCTATCGAGGCCATATGCCTGTAGTACGGCTCCTGGTTGAGAGTGGTGCCGACCTCCAGGAACAGGATAAGGATGGCAAATCAGCCCTCATGAAGGCCTGCTCGTCAGGTCAAATCGAGACGGTGAATTATCTGGTGGATCGCGGAGCCGAAATCGATGCCAGGAATACTCACGGTTTGACAGCTCTCATGAGGGCGGCTTATAAGGGAAATGAACCCATTGTACAACTGCTTCTGGAACGGGGAGCCAACCCCGAGTTGAAAGACAATGCAGGTCTCACCGCCGTCGCCTGGGCTTCCGTCAAGGGACACGCCTCAGTGGTCCAACTCCTGGCCAACTCGGGGGCCTCAACGTTCATTCGGAACCCTGAGCCGGCCCCAATTCAGGAACCGCAATCAGATCCTGAGCCTTCTCTCAATACGGCTACTGTGATCACGGAACGTCGCGAAACTGATGCCGAGGCACTAATAGAGGCGTGCGTGAACGGCAGTGTCGGAGATGTGGAGTTGCTTATCGAGGCAGGTCTTGCCGTGAACTCCCGGGATAAAGCCGGCCGGACTCCGCTCATGTGGGCAGCTTACAAAAATAAGCTGTCTGTGGTGCAACTTCTTTTGTCACGAGGCGCGAATCCGAACCTTCAGGACAAAGGAGGAAGAACCGCTCTGGTCTGGGCAGTGCTTTACGGAGATCCCGATTTGGTCGAATTCCTGATAGACGAGCATGTAGAGATCGACATAACTGACAATTATGGGCATACCACACTTATGTGGGCATGCCTCAGCGGCAAGCCGGAAATTGTAAAATGCATTGTTGCGGCTGGTCCCGATCTGGAGCTAACGGATAAGGAAGGAAAGACTGCTTTGCTCTGGGCCTGTGAGAAAGGACACCTGGATATCGTGGAACTGCTTCTCGCATGGGGTGCAAATGCGGAAGCTGCCGATGCGTCGGGAAAGACTCCGCTCGCCATCGCCCAGGAAAGAGATATGGACGACCTCATAGATCTATTGCAGCGATACGGAGTGGATACTCTCTTTTAG
- a CDS encoding DUF2461 domain-containing protein, whose protein sequence is MSPFRGFPKQAVGFYSELAANNSKAWFDSHKNEYENFVMEPARGFVYALGIRLKEISPRIIADPRVNKSIFRPYRDTRFSRDKSPYKTHLGIFFWEGTRPKMECSGYYFHLEPPIVMLAAGMHCFQKRQMEAYREAVIDQALGPELLQAVELVTGSGISVGGRHFKKLPRGYPTEGRSSEFLLYNGLFAVFQSEIPGEFFSESLLDYCYSYYKRMDPIHKWLTQALDRQ, encoded by the coding sequence ATGAGCCCTTTCAGAGGGTTTCCGAAGCAGGCCGTTGGCTTTTATTCCGAGTTGGCTGCCAATAATAGTAAAGCTTGGTTCGATTCTCATAAGAACGAGTACGAGAACTTCGTCATGGAGCCCGCTCGAGGGTTCGTCTATGCTCTGGGAATTCGTCTGAAAGAAATTTCACCTCGTATAATAGCCGATCCCCGCGTAAACAAGTCGATCTTTCGACCTTACCGGGACACGCGCTTCAGTCGGGATAAATCCCCGTACAAAACTCATCTGGGAATCTTCTTCTGGGAGGGAACCAGGCCGAAAATGGAGTGTTCGGGGTATTATTTCCACCTGGAGCCTCCAATTGTAATGCTTGCCGCCGGAATGCATTGTTTTCAAAAAAGGCAAATGGAAGCGTATCGAGAAGCTGTTATCGACCAGGCACTCGGTCCAGAGTTGCTTCAAGCAGTGGAACTGGTGACCGGATCGGGCATCTCTGTAGGCGGCAGGCATTTCAAGAAGCTTCCCAGAGGTTACCCTACAGAAGGAAGAAGTTCGGAGTTTCTGCTATATAATGGATTATTTGCAGTTTTCCAGTCCGAGATTCCCGGTGAGTTCTTTTCGGAATCGTTGCTCGATTACTGCTATTCCTATTATAAGCGCATGGATCCTATTCACAAATGGTTGACACAAGCACTGGATCGACAATGA
- a CDS encoding CoA-binding protein — protein sequence MHDIIDQNMIKEILRSHKVIAVVGLSSNPEKDSYRVAAYLQRHGYKIIPVNPGIEEVLGEKSYPNLSSIPEKIDVVDVFRRSEHVPEVVREAIAVGAKVLWLQLGVVNDEAAEEARKAGVTVVQDKCMMQELARLA from the coding sequence ATGCATGATATTATCGACCAAAACATGATAAAAGAGATATTGAGAAGTCACAAGGTTATAGCTGTCGTCGGGTTATCTTCGAATCCTGAAAAGGACAGCTATAGAGTGGCGGCGTACCTGCAGCGCCATGGTTACAAAATTATTCCGGTAAACCCCGGTATTGAGGAAGTGCTCGGCGAAAAGAGCTATCCGAATCTATCCTCCATACCTGAGAAAATCGATGTGGTGGATGTTTTCAGGCGTTCCGAGCATGTCCCCGAAGTAGTCAGGGAGGCGATTGCCGTTGGAGCAAAGGTCCTGTGGCTGCAACTGGGTGTGGTGAACGACGAGGCCGCCGAAGAAGCCCGAAAAGCAGGTGTCACGGTGGTCCAAGACAAGTGCATGATGCAGGAACTTGCGAGACTCGCGTGA